One window of Gloeothece citriformis PCC 7424 genomic DNA carries:
- the crtO gene encoding beta-carotene ketolase CrtO yields MENYDVIIIGAGHNGLVCAAYLLKAGYKVLLLEKRPVPGGAATTEEAIPDQAPGFKFNLCAIDHEFIFLGPVIEELQLGNYGLEYLFCDPTVFCPHPDGKYFLSYRSVEKTCQEIARYSPRDAEKYREFVDYWTTIMNAIAPWFNIPPQSILDLIQSYDFNRLKEVLTLVGTPQKALDWLRTMLSSPDDILQEWFDTEIVKAPLARLAAEIGAPPSQKGITAGMIMMAMRHQPGIARPKGGTGALTAALVKLVQAKGGTILTDQPVKQVIIDDGRAVGVRVATGKEYRATKGVISNIDVRRLFLQLIDPQDIDGVAPKLLERIDRRITNNNETILKIDCALSEPPRFEAYGHKDEYLNGTILIADSVAHVEKAHSTTIVGEIPDENPSIYVDVPSVLDPSLAPDGKHTLWIEFFAPYQIAGGEGTGLNGTGWTDELKNKVADRVIDKLAEYAPNIKNTIIARRVESPAELAVRLGSYKGNYYHIDMTLEQMIFLRPLPEIANYKTPIKGLYLTGAGTHPGGSISGMPGRNCARVFIRDHRFLLSRLF; encoded by the coding sequence ATGGAAAACTATGATGTTATTATTATTGGTGCGGGTCACAATGGGTTAGTCTGTGCCGCTTATTTACTCAAAGCCGGTTACAAAGTTTTATTACTCGAAAAGCGCCCAGTCCCAGGAGGAGCAGCCACAACAGAAGAAGCCATTCCGGATCAAGCTCCTGGCTTTAAGTTTAACCTCTGTGCGATCGACCATGAATTTATTTTTCTAGGGCCTGTTATCGAAGAATTACAACTCGGTAACTATGGATTAGAATATCTATTTTGTGACCCTACAGTTTTTTGTCCTCATCCCGATGGAAAATATTTTTTATCCTATCGTTCTGTGGAAAAAACTTGTCAAGAAATCGCCCGTTATAGTCCTAGAGATGCCGAAAAATATCGGGAATTTGTGGACTATTGGACTACAATTATGAATGCGATCGCTCCTTGGTTTAATATCCCGCCTCAATCTATTTTAGACCTGATTCAAAGTTATGATTTTAATCGCCTCAAAGAGGTTTTAACCTTGGTGGGAACTCCTCAAAAAGCCTTAGACTGGTTGCGAACGATGTTGAGTTCTCCTGATGATATTCTGCAAGAATGGTTTGACACAGAAATAGTTAAAGCGCCTTTAGCCCGGTTAGCCGCAGAAATTGGGGCCCCTCCCTCCCAAAAAGGCATTACCGCCGGTATGATCATGATGGCCATGCGTCATCAGCCGGGAATTGCTCGACCGAAAGGGGGTACAGGCGCATTAACCGCCGCCTTAGTGAAATTAGTCCAAGCTAAAGGAGGCACAATTTTAACCGATCAACCGGTTAAACAAGTCATAATAGATGATGGCCGGGCTGTCGGGGTTCGAGTCGCCACAGGAAAAGAATACCGGGCGACAAAAGGAGTAATTTCTAATATAGACGTGCGACGATTATTTCTACAATTAATTGACCCTCAAGATATCGATGGGGTTGCCCCAAAATTGCTCGAAAGAATAGACCGGAGAATTACCAATAATAACGAAACTATTCTCAAAATTGATTGTGCTTTATCTGAACCGCCACGTTTTGAAGCCTACGGTCACAAAGATGAATATTTAAACGGAACTATCCTCATTGCTGACTCAGTTGCTCATGTAGAAAAAGCACATTCTACAACCATTGTAGGAGAAATCCCCGACGAAAATCCCTCCATTTATGTCGATGTTCCCAGTGTATTAGATCCCTCTCTTGCTCCCGACGGAAAACATACTCTCTGGATCGAATTTTTTGCCCCTTATCAAATTGCCGGGGGGGAAGGAACGGGCTTAAATGGAACAGGATGGACAGATGAGCTTAAAAATAAAGTGGCAGACCGGGTTATTGATAAATTAGCCGAATATGCGCCCAATATTAAAAATACAATTATTGCTCGTCGGGTAGAAAGTCCGGCAGAATTAGCCGTAAGATTGGGATCGTATAAAGGAAATTATTATCATATAGATATGACCTTAGAGCAAATGATTTTTTTACGTCCTTTACCAGAGATTGCCAATTATAAAACACCAATTAAAGGATTATACCTAACGGGTGCAGGAACTCATCCGGGTGGGTCAATTTCGGGAATGCCGGGGCGCAATTGTGCTAGGGTTTTTATACGAGATCATCGCTTTTTATTGTCGAGGCTGTTTTAA
- a CDS encoding saccharopine dehydrogenase family protein, which produces MKKVLILGGQGRIGSSVAQDLLSHTDAEIVVTGRNDNRKVLQNSLDKSLQLLTLDLDNLEGLRTAIKGCDLVIHCAGPFHYRDGRVIKICIEEGVNYIDVSDHRSFYQKVIQYREEAKQAGITAILNTGVFPGISNSMVREGVEKLDQTDTIHLSYTVVGSGGAGITVMRTTFLGLREPFDAWLDGKWQKVLPYTKREKVDFPQPYGATGVYWFDVPETYTFAESFKVKNVITKFGSIPDFYNHLTWITAHVFPTAWIESHAGIEFFSKVSYNMTSVTDKLTGIGVAMRAEIRGEKEGKPANYLSTMVHNNTAFSAGCGTGSVAQFLLEEKLNQPGIYPVEQVLTTDLFQAAMNNRGIEINTHLVYN; this is translated from the coding sequence ATGAAAAAAGTTTTAATTTTAGGCGGACAAGGCAGAATTGGCAGCAGTGTCGCTCAAGATTTACTCAGTCATACCGACGCAGAAATTGTGGTAACAGGACGGAATGATAATCGTAAAGTTTTGCAAAATTCCCTTGACAAATCTCTTCAATTATTGACCTTAGACTTAGATAATCTCGAAGGGTTAAGAACGGCAATTAAAGGCTGTGATCTGGTGATTCATTGTGCTGGCCCCTTTCATTATCGAGATGGGAGAGTGATCAAAATCTGTATTGAAGAAGGGGTAAATTATATTGATGTGAGCGATCATCGCTCGTTTTATCAGAAAGTTATTCAATATCGAGAAGAGGCAAAACAAGCCGGTATTACAGCGATTCTAAATACCGGAGTGTTTCCGGGAATTTCTAATAGTATGGTTCGTGAAGGAGTGGAAAAATTAGACCAAACAGATACCATCCATTTAAGTTATACAGTTGTCGGGTCTGGGGGTGCAGGAATAACCGTTATGCGGACGACTTTTTTAGGGTTGCGCGAACCTTTTGACGCTTGGCTCGATGGAAAATGGCAAAAAGTTTTACCTTATACAAAGCGGGAAAAAGTAGATTTTCCTCAACCTTATGGAGCAACAGGAGTATATTGGTTTGATGTTCCCGAAACTTATACTTTTGCTGAGTCTTTTAAGGTCAAAAATGTGATTACCAAATTTGGATCTATTCCGGATTTTTATAACCATTTGACTTGGATAACTGCTCATGTTTTCCCCACCGCTTGGATAGAAAGTCATGCCGGGATAGAATTTTTCTCTAAGGTCAGTTATAACATGACTTCTGTCACCGATAAATTAACGGGGATTGGGGTAGCCATGCGAGCCGAAATTAGGGGAGAAAAAGAAGGAAAGCCCGCGAATTATTTGTCAACTATGGTACATAATAATACGGCATTTTCCGCAGGGTGTGGAACGGGAAGCGTAGCTCAATTTTTGTTAGAAGAAAAATTAAATCAACCCGGAATTTATCCCGTTGAACAAGTGTTAACAACTGATTTATTTCAAGCAGCGATGAATAATCGGGGAATTGAAATTAATACCCATTTAGTTTACAATTAA